The following are encoded in a window of bacterium genomic DNA:
- a CDS encoding cation-translocating P-type ATPase has protein sequence MPEPRDGPGLTSEEARRRYAELGPNALPDAPKPALWRRFVRQFRSSLIYILLFALVVDQVVWWLDGAVGVPFESIAIAAILLLNAGMGVFQEYRAEDALARLRELEAPQVWVLRDERLKRIPSSEVVPGDAVRVESGARIVADGCLDGASELVVDESILTGESVPVAKGSGEEVFSGTLVVRGTAFFEVTRTGARSAMGRIAGMLGEVRSDQTPLEARLEVFGHQVARWVMGVSVVLAAAGVAVDGLERLDEAFLFAVALAVAAVPEGLPAVLTLTLALGVERMSRRKAVVRKLSAVEALGSVTVIASDKTGTLTENEMVVRDIESPDLPRALRAMVLASEAETETGAGDPLEVSLVCCARDRGIDPIELRRRCHRQSLRAFDSEWKFMRVTVQEDGRPVSYLKGAPEVLLERCRFGDTERSQWRDRAEAHAERGYRVLALACSEGEAERDLSWLGLVLFWDPPRPEVEGALRAARAAGIRVLMITGDHPATAAAVAEQIGIDGGRIVTGEELDRLTTDELRRVAMEADVFARVAPEHKLALVDALKDLGEIVAMTGDGVNDAPALKRADVGVAMSLRGSDVTREVADLVLLDDNFATVVAAVEEGRNIYENIQKFIRFLFSTNVALVLLVAAGVVGATVLDLRDPGGALLVPLTAAQLLWINIVADGPPALAVGLDRTPGLMERPPRPPDSPLLDRLSLRFILATGFAKAGLGVALLAALPLAGVSTIATRSAVFLYEALAQLAFVYPSRQLTHRPGRNAVLNAIVIVSVAVQPLLLVIPASRSILGLEELALRWWGVVAAAVAVSWAFAEIWSRSAAASVRSDEPG, from the coding sequence ATGCCGGAACCGAGAGATGGCCCGGGCCTCACGAGTGAGGAGGCTCGGCGACGCTACGCGGAGCTCGGCCCCAACGCCCTGCCGGACGCGCCGAAGCCAGCGCTGTGGCGGCGCTTCGTGCGTCAGTTCCGGAGCTCCCTGATCTATATCCTGCTCTTCGCCCTGGTGGTGGATCAGGTCGTCTGGTGGCTGGACGGCGCGGTGGGCGTTCCATTCGAGTCCATCGCCATCGCCGCCATCCTGCTCCTCAACGCCGGGATGGGCGTATTCCAGGAGTATCGCGCCGAGGACGCCCTGGCCCGGTTGCGAGAGCTCGAGGCGCCCCAGGTCTGGGTGCTTCGAGACGAACGCCTCAAACGCATCCCAAGCAGCGAAGTGGTTCCGGGCGATGCCGTTCGCGTGGAGTCCGGTGCCCGGATCGTGGCCGATGGCTGCCTCGACGGTGCGAGCGAGCTGGTGGTCGACGAGTCGATCCTCACCGGTGAGTCGGTGCCGGTCGCGAAGGGCTCGGGCGAGGAGGTCTTCTCGGGAACTCTCGTGGTGCGCGGCACCGCGTTCTTCGAAGTCACCCGCACTGGCGCACGCAGCGCCATGGGGCGCATCGCCGGGATGCTGGGCGAAGTGCGTTCCGACCAGACGCCGCTCGAGGCGCGCCTCGAGGTCTTCGGCCATCAGGTGGCCCGCTGGGTGATGGGGGTCTCCGTGGTGCTGGCGGCGGCAGGAGTAGCCGTCGACGGGCTCGAGCGTCTCGACGAGGCCTTCCTGTTCGCCGTGGCGCTCGCCGTCGCCGCCGTCCCCGAGGGCCTTCCGGCCGTGCTCACCCTCACCCTGGCGCTCGGGGTCGAACGCATGTCCCGGCGCAAGGCCGTGGTGCGCAAGCTCTCGGCGGTGGAGGCGCTGGGCTCGGTCACGGTCATCGCCTCGGACAAGACCGGGACCCTGACCGAGAACGAGATGGTGGTTCGGGACATCGAGTCACCGGATCTGCCCCGTGCCCTGCGGGCGATGGTGCTTGCCAGCGAGGCCGAAACAGAGACCGGTGCGGGCGATCCGCTCGAGGTGAGCCTCGTGTGTTGCGCGCGTGATCGTGGCATCGATCCCATCGAGCTCAGGCGTCGGTGCCACCGCCAGAGCCTGCGCGCGTTCGACAGCGAGTGGAAGTTCATGCGGGTCACGGTCCAGGAGGACGGGCGTCCGGTCAGCTACCTGAAGGGCGCTCCCGAAGTCCTGCTCGAGCGGTGTCGGTTCGGCGACACGGAGCGCAGCCAGTGGCGAGATCGGGCCGAGGCCCACGCCGAGAGGGGCTACCGGGTGCTGGCCCTGGCCTGCAGTGAGGGCGAGGCCGAGCGGGATCTCAGCTGGCTCGGGCTCGTGCTCTTTTGGGATCCACCGCGACCGGAGGTGGAAGGCGCGCTGCGCGCCGCCCGCGCCGCCGGCATCCGCGTGCTCATGATCACGGGCGATCATCCCGCAACCGCTGCCGCGGTCGCGGAGCAGATCGGGATCGACGGCGGGAGGATCGTGACCGGCGAGGAGCTCGACAGGCTCACCACCGACGAGCTCCGCCGGGTCGCCATGGAGGCGGATGTATTCGCGCGAGTGGCCCCGGAGCACAAGCTCGCTCTGGTGGACGCGCTCAAGGACCTCGGCGAGATCGTGGCCATGACGGGTGACGGCGTCAACGATGCACCGGCGCTCAAGCGCGCGGACGTGGGCGTGGCCATGAGCCTGCGCGGGAGCGACGTGACCCGGGAGGTCGCCGACCTGGTGCTGCTGGACGACAACTTCGCCACAGTCGTGGCCGCTGTCGAGGAAGGGCGCAACATCTACGAGAACATCCAGAAGTTCATCCGCTTCCTGTTCTCGACGAACGTGGCCCTGGTCCTGCTCGTGGCGGCCGGGGTCGTCGGCGCGACGGTCCTTGACCTCCGGGATCCGGGCGGTGCCCTGCTCGTGCCACTGACCGCGGCGCAGCTGCTATGGATCAACATTGTCGCCGACGGCCCGCCGGCGCTCGCCGTCGGGCTGGACCGCACCCCGGGGCTGATGGAGCGTCCGCCGCGTCCGCCGGACTCGCCACTCCTCGACCGTCTCTCGCTGCGCTTCATTCTCGCGACTGGCTTTGCCAAGGCCGGCCTAGGCGTGGCACTGCTGGCTGCTCTGCCCCTTGCGGGCGTGAGCACGATCGCCACGCGCTCGGCCGTCTTCCTGTATGAGGCCCTTGCCCAGCTGGCCTTCGTCTACCCGTCGCGTCAGCTCACGCACCGGCCCGGTCGCAACGCGGTGCTCAATGCCATCGTGATCGTGAGCGTGGCGGTCCAGCCGCTTCTCCTGGTGATCCCGGCTTCGCGCTCGATTCTCGGCCTGGAGGAGCTCGCGCTTCGCTGGTGGGGCGTCGTGGCCGCCGCGGTCGCGGTCTCCTGGGCGTTTGCCGAGATCTGGTCGCGCAGTGCCGCCGCGAGCGTGCGCAGCGACGAGCCGGGCTGA